The Streptomyces spororaveus genome includes a region encoding these proteins:
- a CDS encoding MFS transporter, with amino-acid sequence MLRLATASLAGTAIEFYDFFVYGTAAALVLGPLFFPSFSPLAGTLAAFGTFGVGFLARPLGSAVFGHIGDRYGRRPVLLASLLLTGLATVAVGCVPSYGSIGTAAPVLLLLLRFLQGLGLGGEWGGAVLLTAEHAPEHRRGLWSSFPQMGPAVGFLLANGLMLGLSASLTDAQFTAWGWRVPFWAAGVLALAGLWLRRSVEETPQFRALAATDRRAEAPLAEVFRGHWRLLLLTGGALAVGYAVFYAVTTWSLAYATEHLAVSRTAMLACIMAAVAIKGMATPLIAALGDRYGRRPLCLIGCAICAVWMFPLVALLRTADPLLMTVGFVGALLGMVTMFAVVAAYLPELYAPRIRCTGAAVGYNLGGVLGGALTPIVATALADGSGPPWGVALYLTGISLVSLVCFALLPETGPAAVHKRVAAGRATETGAAEAAAPV; translated from the coding sequence ATGCTGCGGCTGGCCACGGCCTCGCTCGCCGGGACCGCGATCGAGTTCTACGACTTCTTCGTGTACGGGACGGCCGCGGCCCTCGTGCTCGGCCCGCTCTTCTTCCCGTCCTTCTCCCCCCTCGCCGGAACGCTCGCCGCCTTCGGCACCTTCGGCGTCGGCTTCCTCGCCCGCCCGCTCGGTTCGGCGGTCTTCGGCCACATCGGCGACCGCTACGGCAGGCGCCCGGTGCTGCTCGCCTCCCTGCTCCTCACCGGCCTCGCCACGGTCGCCGTCGGCTGCGTGCCCTCGTACGGCTCGATCGGCACGGCCGCGCCCGTACTCCTGCTCCTGCTGCGTTTCCTGCAGGGGCTCGGGCTGGGCGGCGAGTGGGGCGGCGCCGTACTGCTCACGGCCGAGCACGCCCCGGAGCACCGGCGCGGACTGTGGTCGAGCTTCCCGCAGATGGGCCCGGCGGTCGGCTTCCTGCTCGCCAACGGCCTGATGCTGGGGCTCTCCGCGTCACTGACCGATGCCCAGTTCACCGCCTGGGGGTGGCGGGTGCCGTTCTGGGCGGCCGGGGTGCTGGCGCTGGCCGGACTGTGGCTGCGCCGCTCGGTGGAGGAGACCCCGCAGTTCCGGGCGCTCGCCGCGACGGACCGGCGGGCCGAGGCCCCGCTGGCCGAGGTGTTCCGGGGCCACTGGCGGCTGCTCCTGCTGACCGGCGGGGCGCTGGCCGTCGGGTACGCCGTCTTCTACGCGGTCACCACCTGGTCCCTCGCCTACGCCACCGAGCACCTCGCGGTGAGCCGTACGGCGATGCTGGCCTGCATCATGGCCGCGGTCGCGATCAAGGGGATGGCGACCCCGCTGATCGCGGCGCTCGGCGACCGCTACGGGCGGCGGCCGCTGTGCCTGATCGGGTGCGCGATCTGCGCGGTGTGGATGTTCCCGCTGGTGGCGCTGTTGCGGACGGCCGACCCGCTGCTGATGACGGTGGGCTTCGTCGGCGCACTGCTGGGCATGGTGACGATGTTCGCGGTGGTGGCCGCCTACCTGCCCGAGCTGTACGCGCCGCGGATCCGCTGCACGGGCGCGGCCGTCGGCTACAACCTGGGCGGTGTGCTGGGCGGGGCTCTGACCCCGATCGTGGCGACGGCGCTGGCGGACGGCTCCGGTCCGCCGTGGGGCGTCGCGCTGTACCTGACCGGGATCTCCCTGGTGAGCCTGGTCTGTTTCGCCCTGCTGCCGGAGACCGGTCCGGCGGCCGTGCACAAGCGGGTGGCCGCGGGCCGGGCGACGGAAACGGGGGCGGCCGAAGCGGCCGCCCCCGTCTAG
- a CDS encoding TetR/AcrR family transcriptional regulator, producing MLTSKSSRPTPERLLDAAEKLMRTSGLANATTKAIAREAGCSEAALYKHFANKEELFVRVLMERTPNAGPLMAALRADPGERTAEDEAEAGGGGEQELTAIARHASLFYADAIPLAASLFAEPALLSRHREGVQEIGAGPHVLLDALAERLRRELDAGRLRPDADPRAAAALLLGACFQRAFFLHFSGAHVVQPVEEFAPAVARTVWAALR from the coding sequence ATGCTCACCTCGAAGTCAAGCCGTCCCACTCCCGAGCGGCTGCTCGACGCCGCCGAGAAGCTGATGCGCACCAGTGGCCTCGCCAACGCCACCACCAAGGCCATCGCCCGCGAGGCCGGCTGCTCGGAGGCCGCGCTCTACAAGCACTTCGCGAACAAGGAGGAGCTGTTCGTCCGCGTGCTGATGGAGCGCACCCCGAACGCGGGCCCGCTCATGGCCGCCCTGCGGGCCGATCCGGGGGAGCGGACAGCCGAGGACGAGGCCGAGGCCGGGGGCGGGGGAGAGCAGGAGCTGACCGCCATCGCCCGGCACGCCTCGCTCTTCTACGCCGACGCCATCCCCCTGGCGGCCTCCCTCTTCGCCGAGCCCGCCCTGCTCAGCCGCCACCGCGAAGGCGTCCAGGAGATCGGGGCCGGACCGCACGTACTCCTGGACGCGCTCGCCGAGCGGCTGCGGCGCGAGCTCGACGCGGGCCGGCTGCGGCCCGACGCCGATCCGCGGGCCGCCGCGGCCCTGCTGCTCGGCGCCTGCTTCCAGCGGGCCTTCTTCCTGCACTTCTCCGGAGCCCACGTCGTCCAGCCCGTCGAGGAGTTCGCCCCGGCCGTGGCCCGTACCGTCTGGGCGGCGCTGCGCTGA
- a CDS encoding TerD family protein, with protein sequence MTVNMTKGQAISLQKSDGGTLTAVRMGLGWQAAKRRGLFGSRTREIDLDASAVLFADKQPVDVVFFRHLQSDDGSVRHTGDNLVGGVGQGGDDEAILVDLQRVPVHIDQIVFTVNSFTGQTFQEVQNAFCRIVDETNGQELARYTLDGGGQYTAQIMAKVSRSGAGWQMTALGNPANGRTFQDLMPAILPHL encoded by the coding sequence GTGACGGTCAACATGACCAAGGGTCAGGCCATCAGTCTGCAGAAGTCGGACGGAGGCACGCTGACCGCGGTCCGGATGGGCCTCGGCTGGCAGGCGGCGAAGCGCCGCGGGCTGTTCGGCTCGCGCACCCGGGAGATCGACCTCGACGCCTCGGCGGTGCTCTTCGCCGACAAGCAGCCCGTCGACGTGGTGTTCTTCCGCCACCTGCAGAGCGACGACGGCTCGGTGCGCCACACCGGCGACAACCTCGTCGGCGGCGTCGGCCAGGGCGGGGACGACGAGGCGATCCTCGTCGACCTCCAGCGCGTGCCGGTGCACATCGACCAGATCGTCTTCACGGTGAACTCCTTCACCGGCCAGACCTTCCAGGAAGTGCAGAACGCGTTCTGCCGCATCGTCGACGAGACCAACGGCCAGGAGCTGGCCCGCTACACCCTCGACGGCGGCGGTCAGTACACCGCGCAGATCATGGCCAAGGTGTCCCGCTCGGGTGCCGGCTGGCAGATGACGGCCCTCGGCAACCCGGCCAACGGCCGCACCTTCCAGGACCTCATGCCGGCGATCCTGCCGCACCTGTAG
- a CDS encoding MBL fold metallo-hydrolase: protein MTYTGEVKVGGPADVHELADLMISKVAVGSMNNNAYLLRCRATDEQLLIDAAAEAGTLLSLIGDDGIASVVTTHRHGDHWGALAEVVAATGARTLAGADDAEGIPVTTDVLVADGDTITVGRVTLTARHLVGHTPGSIALIYDDPHGHPHVFTGDCLFPGGVGNTQGDAEAFTSLLDDVQHKLFEQLPDETWVYPGHGNDTTLGAERPHLAEWRERGW from the coding sequence ATGACGTACACCGGAGAGGTCAAGGTCGGCGGTCCCGCCGACGTGCACGAACTTGCGGACCTGATGATTTCCAAGGTCGCGGTGGGCTCGATGAACAACAACGCCTACCTGCTGCGCTGCCGCGCCACCGACGAGCAGCTGCTCATCGACGCGGCGGCCGAGGCGGGCACCCTGCTCAGCCTGATCGGTGACGACGGCATCGCGTCCGTGGTCACCACGCACCGGCACGGCGACCACTGGGGCGCGCTCGCCGAAGTGGTCGCGGCGACCGGCGCGCGCACCCTCGCGGGCGCCGACGACGCCGAGGGCATCCCGGTGACCACCGACGTGCTCGTCGCCGACGGCGACACGATCACGGTCGGACGGGTCACCCTGACCGCCCGGCACCTGGTCGGGCACACCCCCGGCTCGATCGCGCTGATCTACGACGACCCGCACGGGCACCCGCACGTCTTCACCGGGGACTGCCTGTTCCCGGGCGGAGTCGGCAACACGCAGGGCGACGCCGAGGCCTTCACCAGCCTGCTCGACGACGTCCAGCACAAGCTCTTCGAGCAGCTGCCGGACGAGACCTGGGTCTACCCGGGGCACGGCAACGACACGACCCTCGGCGCCGAGCGTCCGCACCTGGCCGAGTGGCGCGAGCGCGGCTGGTAG
- a CDS encoding maleylpyruvate isomerase family mycothiol-dependent enzyme translates to MTDHVHDLRSVREATDRLLTAVAKLDNAALTEESHLPGWTRGHILAHLARNADALVNVFEGRPMYESATARDADIERDAGRSLEEHLTDLRDSAARFMATTEPAQDWSRTVELRNGVTDVAANVPFRRWVEADLHHVDLNIGYELTDLPDEFTEREIVFLADRWSGRPEVPPVALVADDGRSWRTGSAGDPAVTVSGTPAGLLAWLAGRGDKGASLTTSGGPLPELPPL, encoded by the coding sequence ATGACTGATCATGTGCACGACCTGCGATCTGTACGTGAGGCCACGGACCGACTGCTGACCGCTGTCGCGAAACTGGACAACGCGGCCCTCACCGAGGAGTCACACCTCCCGGGCTGGACCCGCGGCCACATCCTGGCCCACCTCGCACGCAACGCGGACGCGCTCGTCAACGTCTTCGAGGGACGCCCGATGTACGAGAGCGCCACCGCCCGTGACGCTGACATCGAGCGCGACGCCGGCCGCTCCCTGGAAGAACACCTGACGGACCTCCGTGATTCCGCGGCCCGCTTCATGGCCACCACCGAGCCCGCCCAGGACTGGTCGCGCACGGTCGAGCTGCGCAACGGCGTCACCGACGTCGCCGCCAACGTGCCCTTCCGCCGCTGGGTCGAGGCCGATCTGCACCACGTCGACCTGAACATCGGCTACGAGCTCACCGACCTCCCGGACGAGTTCACCGAGCGTGAGATCGTCTTCCTCGCCGACCGCTGGTCCGGCCGCCCCGAGGTGCCGCCGGTGGCCCTCGTCGCGGACGACGGCCGGAGCTGGCGCACCGGCTCCGCCGGTGATCCCGCCGTCACCGTGTCCGGCACCCCCGCGGGGCTGCTGGCCTGGCTGGCCGGCCGCGGCGACAAGGGCGCCTCCCTGACCACCTCGGGCGGCCCCCTCCCCGAGCTCCCCCCGCTCTAG
- a CDS encoding NAD(P)-dependent oxidoreductase, which produces MKITVFGATGGVGREVVRQALDAGHEVTAVVRDPARLPIAAHERLRVATVRDVTDQEAVLAVVSGQDAVVSALGAASNKQAREHPVAGPALKAITSAMDRAGVRPLTAVSAAPVGPLPEGEGIFTRVLVYPLLRRLLRDLYADLADMEAVMAASGTRWTVVRPPMLRDKPRTGTYRRAIGAHVRGGSVIPRADVADALLVCLTDPATARHAVGVAS; this is translated from the coding sequence ATGAAGATCACGGTGTTCGGAGCCACGGGCGGCGTCGGCCGCGAGGTCGTCCGGCAGGCACTCGACGCGGGGCACGAGGTGACCGCGGTGGTACGGGATCCGGCGCGGCTGCCGATCGCCGCCCATGAGCGGCTGCGGGTGGCCACGGTGCGCGACGTGACCGACCAGGAGGCGGTGCTGGCCGTGGTCAGCGGGCAGGACGCGGTGGTCTCCGCCCTGGGCGCGGCGAGCAACAAGCAGGCCAGGGAGCATCCCGTCGCGGGCCCCGCCCTGAAGGCGATCACCTCGGCCATGGACCGGGCGGGGGTGCGGCCGCTGACGGCCGTGAGCGCCGCACCCGTCGGCCCGCTGCCGGAGGGCGAGGGGATCTTCACCCGCGTCCTGGTCTACCCACTGCTGCGCAGGCTGCTGCGGGACCTCTACGCGGACCTCGCGGACATGGAGGCGGTGATGGCCGCGAGCGGCACCCGGTGGACGGTCGTCCGGCCTCCGATGCTGCGGGACAAGCCCCGCACCGGCACCTACCGTCGTGCGATCGGCGCCCATGTGCGCGGCGGCAGTGTCATCCCGCGCGCGGACGTCGCGGACGCCCTCCTGGTGTGCCTGACGGACCCGGCCACCGCGCGCCACGCGGTGGGCGTGGCCTCGTAG
- a CDS encoding TerC family protein yields the protein MEVSWALWALTILGLSLLIGADFFIGRKPHDVSIKEAGTWTIVWIVLAGLFGLGLWFFGSGQASQEFFAGFITEKSLSVDNLFVFVLIMAKFAVPSHLQQRVLLVGVLIALVLRAVFIAAGAAIIASFSWVFYIFGAFLIYTAWKLIQEARKDEEDEEFEENRLLKSVEKKFGVADRYHGTKLFIQNNGKRVLTPLMVVMLAIGTTDVLFALDSIPAIFGLTQDPYIVFTANAFALMGLRQLYFLIGGLLKKLVHLSYGLSIILGFIGVKLVLHALHENGLHVPVISIPVSLGVICGVLVITTITSLMASKKQAAAEAAARPESIDA from the coding sequence ATGGAAGTTTCCTGGGCCCTTTGGGCGCTGACCATTCTCGGTCTCTCCCTCCTGATCGGCGCCGATTTCTTCATCGGCCGCAAACCGCACGACGTGTCCATCAAGGAAGCGGGCACCTGGACGATCGTCTGGATCGTCCTCGCCGGACTCTTCGGCCTCGGCCTCTGGTTCTTCGGGAGCGGCCAGGCCTCGCAGGAGTTCTTCGCGGGCTTCATCACCGAGAAGTCCCTGAGCGTCGACAACCTCTTCGTCTTCGTCCTGATCATGGCGAAGTTCGCGGTCCCCTCCCACCTCCAGCAGCGGGTGCTGCTCGTGGGTGTGCTCATCGCTCTCGTCCTGCGCGCGGTCTTCATCGCGGCCGGCGCCGCGATCATCGCCAGCTTCTCCTGGGTCTTCTACATCTTCGGCGCGTTCCTGATCTACACCGCGTGGAAGCTGATCCAGGAGGCCCGCAAGGACGAGGAGGACGAGGAGTTCGAGGAGAACCGCCTCCTGAAGTCCGTCGAGAAGAAGTTCGGCGTCGCCGACCGCTACCACGGCACCAAGCTCTTCATCCAGAACAACGGCAAGCGCGTACTGACCCCGCTGATGGTCGTCATGCTCGCCATCGGCACCACCGACGTGCTGTTCGCCCTGGACTCGATCCCCGCGATCTTCGGCCTGACCCAGGACCCGTACATCGTCTTCACGGCCAACGCCTTCGCCCTGATGGGTCTGCGCCAGCTGTACTTCCTCATCGGCGGCCTGCTGAAGAAGCTGGTCCACCTCAGCTACGGGCTGTCGATCATCCTCGGCTTCATCGGCGTCAAGCTCGTGCTGCACGCCCTCCACGAGAACGGGCTGCACGTCCCGGTGATCTCGATCCCGGTCTCCCTCGGCGTCATCTGCGGTGTCCTGGTCATCACCACGATCACCAGCCTGATGGCCTCGAAGAAGCAGGCGGCGGCCGAGGCCGCCGCCCGCCCGGAGAGCATCGACGCCTGA
- the uvrA gene encoding excinuclease ABC subunit UvrA yields the protein MTDRLIVRGAREHNLKNVSLDLPRDSLIVFTGLSGSGKSSLAFDTIFAEGQRRYVESLSSYARQFLGQMDKPDVDFIEGLSPAVSIDQKSTSRNPRSTVGTITEVYDYLRLLFARIGKPHCPECRRPISRQSPQAIVDKVLALPEGSRFQVLSPLVRERKGEFVDLFSDLQTKGYSRARVDGETIQLSEPPTLKKQEKHTIEVVIDRLTVKESAKRRLTDSVETALGLSGGMVILDFVDLAEDDPERERMYSEHLYCPYDDLSFEELEPRSFSFNSPFGACPECTGIGTRMEVDPELIIPDEDKSLDEGAVSPWSLGHTKDYFQRLIGALAEELGFRTDIAWAGLPARAKKALLYGHKTQIEVRYRNRYGRERAYTTAFEGAVPFVKRRHAESESDASRERFEGYMREVPCPTCEGTRLKPIVLAVTVMEKSIAEVAAMSISECADFLGRMRLDARDKKIAERVLKEVNERLRFLVDVGLDYLSLNRAAGTLSGGEAQRIRLATQIGSGLVGVLYVLDEPSIGLHQRDNHRLIETLVRLRDMGNTLIVVEHDEDTIKVADWVVDIGPGAGEHGGKVVHSGSLKELLKNPESMTGQYLSGKKSIEIPDIRRPVNGERKLTVHGAKENNLRDIDVSFPLGVLTAVTGVSGSGKSTLVNDILYTHLARELNGARSVPGRHTRVDGDDLVDKVVHVDQSPIGRTPRSNPATYTGVFDHVRKLFAETMEAKVRGYLPGRFSFNVKGGRCENCAGDGTIKIEMNFLPDVYVPCEVCHGDRYNRETLEVHYKGKSIAEVLNMPIEEALGFFEAVPTIARHLKTLNEVGLGYVRLGQSAPTLSGGEAQRVKLASELQKRSTGRTVYVLDEPTTGLHFEDISKLIKVLSGLVDKGNSVIVIEHNLDVIKTADWVIDMGPEGGYGGGLVVAEGTPEAVASVGASHTGKFLRDILGADRVSDAAASPVRAAAKKAPAKKAPAKKAPAKKAVAAKKAAPAKKAATPAKKTAARARKA from the coding sequence GTGACCGACCGTCTCATCGTTCGTGGCGCTCGCGAGCACAACCTGAAGAACGTCTCGCTCGACCTGCCCCGCGACTCACTCATCGTCTTCACCGGACTCTCCGGGTCGGGCAAGTCCTCCCTGGCCTTCGACACGATCTTCGCCGAGGGTCAGCGCCGCTACGTCGAGTCGCTCTCGTCGTACGCCCGCCAGTTCCTCGGGCAGATGGACAAGCCCGACGTCGACTTCATCGAGGGCCTCTCCCCGGCCGTCTCGATCGACCAGAAGTCGACCTCGCGCAACCCGCGCTCGACCGTGGGCACCATCACCGAGGTCTACGACTACCTCCGCCTGCTCTTCGCCCGCATCGGCAAGCCGCACTGCCCCGAGTGCCGCCGTCCCATCTCGCGCCAGTCGCCGCAGGCGATCGTGGACAAGGTGCTCGCGCTCCCCGAGGGCAGCCGCTTCCAGGTGCTCTCGCCGCTGGTGCGCGAGCGCAAGGGCGAGTTCGTCGACCTCTTCTCCGACCTCCAGACCAAGGGCTACAGCCGGGCGCGGGTGGACGGGGAGACCATCCAGCTCTCCGAGCCGCCCACGCTGAAGAAGCAGGAGAAGCACACCATCGAGGTGGTCATCGACCGCCTCACCGTCAAGGAGAGCGCCAAGCGCCGGCTCACCGACTCCGTGGAGACCGCCCTCGGCCTCTCCGGCGGCATGGTGATCCTGGACTTCGTCGACCTCGCCGAGGACGACCCCGAGCGTGAGCGGATGTACTCCGAGCACCTCTACTGCCCCTACGACGACCTGTCCTTCGAGGAGCTGGAGCCGCGCTCCTTCTCCTTCAACTCCCCCTTCGGCGCCTGCCCCGAGTGCACGGGCATCGGTACGCGCATGGAGGTGGACCCGGAGCTGATCATCCCGGATGAGGACAAGTCCCTGGACGAGGGCGCGGTCTCACCGTGGTCGCTCGGTCACACGAAGGACTACTTCCAGCGGCTGATCGGCGCGCTCGCCGAGGAGCTGGGCTTCCGCACCGACATCGCGTGGGCCGGGCTGCCGGCACGCGCGAAGAAGGCCCTGCTGTACGGGCACAAGACGCAGATCGAGGTCCGCTACCGCAACCGGTACGGGCGGGAGCGGGCCTACACGACGGCCTTCGAGGGCGCCGTGCCGTTCGTCAAGCGGCGGCACGCGGAGTCGGAGAGCGACGCCAGCCGCGAGCGCTTCGAGGGCTACATGCGCGAGGTGCCCTGCCCGACCTGTGAGGGCACCCGCCTGAAGCCGATCGTGCTCGCCGTGACGGTGATGGAGAAGTCCATCGCCGAGGTGGCCGCCATGTCGATCAGCGAGTGCGCGGACTTCCTGGGGCGGATGCGTCTCGACGCCCGCGACAAGAAGATCGCCGAGCGGGTCCTCAAGGAGGTCAACGAGCGGCTCCGCTTCCTCGTGGACGTCGGTCTCGACTACCTCTCGCTCAACCGGGCCGCCGGCACGCTGTCGGGCGGCGAAGCCCAGCGCATCCGGCTCGCCACCCAGATCGGCTCCGGTCTGGTCGGTGTGCTCTACGTGCTGGACGAGCCGTCCATCGGTCTGCACCAGCGGGACAACCACCGGCTGATCGAAACTTTGGTGCGGCTGCGGGACATGGGCAACACGCTCATCGTGGTCGAGCACGACGAGGACACCATCAAGGTGGCCGACTGGGTCGTGGACATCGGTCCGGGTGCGGGCGAGCACGGCGGCAAGGTGGTGCACAGCGGTTCGCTGAAGGAGCTGCTGAAGAACCCCGAGTCGATGACCGGGCAGTACCTCTCGGGCAAGAAGTCCATCGAGATCCCCGACATCCGCCGGCCCGTGAACGGGGAGCGCAAGCTGACCGTCCACGGCGCCAAGGAGAACAACCTGCGGGACATCGACGTGTCCTTCCCGCTGGGTGTGCTGACCGCCGTAACCGGCGTATCGGGCTCGGGCAAGTCGACGCTGGTCAACGACATCCTCTACACGCACCTGGCGCGCGAGCTGAACGGCGCCCGTTCGGTGCCGGGCCGGCACACGCGGGTCGACGGCGACGACCTCGTCGACAAGGTCGTGCACGTCGACCAGTCGCCGATCGGCCGGACCCCGCGGTCCAACCCGGCCACGTACACGGGTGTCTTCGACCACGTCCGCAAGCTGTTCGCGGAGACGATGGAGGCGAAGGTGCGCGGCTACCTGCCGGGCCGCTTCTCCTTCAACGTGAAGGGCGGCCGGTGCGAGAACTGCGCCGGTGACGGCACGATCAAGATCGAGATGAACTTCCTGCCGGACGTCTACGTCCCGTGCGAGGTGTGCCATGGCGACCGGTACAACCGGGAGACGCTGGAGGTCCACTACAAGGGCAAGTCCATCGCGGAAGTCCTGAACATGCCGATCGAGGAGGCCCTGGGCTTCTTCGAGGCGGTGCCGACGATCGCACGTCACCTCAAGACGCTCAACGAGGTCGGGCTGGGCTACGTCCGCCTCGGCCAGTCCGCGCCGACCCTGTCGGGTGGTGAGGCACAGCGCGTGAAGCTGGCCTCCGAGCTCCAGAAGCGGTCGACGGGCCGGACGGTCTACGTGCTGGACGAGCCGACCACCGGTCTGCACTTCGAGGACATCTCGAAGCTGATCAAGGTGCTGTCGGGGCTGGTGGACAAGGGGAACTCGGTGATCGTCATCGAGCACAACCTGGACGTCATCAAGACCGCCGACTGGGTCATCGACATGGGCCCGGAGGGCGGGTACGGCGGCGGCCTGGTGGTGGCCGAAGGTACCCCGGAGGCGGTGGCATCGGTGGGCGCCAGCCACACCGGCAAGTTCCTGCGGGACATCCTGGGCGCGGACCGGGTCTCCGACGCGGCGGCGTCGCCGGTGCGGGCCGCGGCGAAGAAGGCCCCGGCCAAGAAGGCCCCGGCCAAGAAGGCCCCGGCCAAGAAGGCGGTCGCCGCGAAGAAGGCGGCCCCGGCCAAGAAGGCCGCGACCCCCGCGAAGAAGACGGCGGCGCGGGCACGCAAGGCCTGA
- a CDS encoding TerD family protein produces MTAELVRGQNHPVSQSRVEIRVSAGTPVLALASFADEQGRFSGSGILAHPGARSLPGVRSPGELADRHTFAVDLDEVAAHVHRLGVLLVLPPGGPVRFGAVPASYVAVADPEGAELAGYTLTGLDAETAVVALELYRRQGAWKVRAVGQGYAEGLGALLTDGGLPAPAAAELTAAVLGTTPRTAGADATLATMPTLVGDLRAPQTPAQTPANAPEPPDPLPVSGHPYAGTPASAPGGDTPASPPTISYAHPRRRRTSTEPPEPAPRAAAPQEPGEHPRPVAGDASGWSMEERLYNQVWGMFEDLARTVAAYRSAVEFADSRMDRELDEALSDPRHRLGGSGNAARDTARTRRDELVAQAQAVLDRDLAQLIAEAEVVEPALPAAYARWDNPAWHGHRTPEESPLALRLGDLHLPERPDLRIPMLTRVPLERGLWIDNGRTGSEAAMTMDTDRLRRVAMDMAVALAVRLLAVHPADRFSVHVIDAAGAGSASLAPLVRAGVLAGPPAAGAHGVTQTLAGLTRRVDLVQMALRAGAPEDLPPDVDTADQLLIVHDFPHGFDDRAVTQLRYLADEGAAVGVHLLMVADRDEASAYGPLLDPLWRSLMRLSPVPDNHLADPWVHHAWTFEPDLPPQGSRVLDQALDRVAEARRTTRP; encoded by the coding sequence ATGACGGCCGAACTGGTCCGGGGGCAGAACCACCCCGTGTCCCAGAGCCGGGTGGAGATCAGGGTCTCGGCGGGCACGCCGGTGCTCGCCCTGGCCTCGTTCGCCGACGAACAGGGCCGGTTCTCCGGCAGCGGGATACTGGCCCACCCGGGTGCCAGGTCCCTCCCCGGCGTGCGGTCGCCGGGCGAGCTCGCCGACCGGCACACCTTCGCCGTCGACCTCGACGAGGTCGCGGCGCACGTCCACCGCCTCGGCGTCCTGCTCGTCCTGCCGCCCGGCGGTCCGGTCCGCTTCGGCGCCGTACCGGCCTCCTACGTGGCCGTGGCCGACCCGGAGGGCGCCGAGCTCGCCGGTTACACCCTCACCGGTCTCGACGCCGAGACCGCCGTGGTCGCCCTGGAGCTGTACCGGCGCCAGGGAGCCTGGAAGGTCCGCGCCGTGGGCCAGGGCTACGCCGAGGGCCTCGGCGCCCTGCTCACCGACGGCGGGCTGCCCGCACCGGCCGCCGCGGAGCTGACCGCCGCCGTGCTGGGCACGACCCCCCGTACCGCGGGGGCCGACGCCACCCTCGCGACCATGCCGACCCTCGTCGGTGACCTGCGGGCCCCGCAGACCCCGGCCCAGACCCCGGCGAATGCCCCCGAGCCCCCGGACCCGCTGCCCGTCTCCGGGCACCCGTACGCCGGTACGCCCGCAAGCGCGCCCGGCGGCGACACCCCGGCCTCCCCGCCCACCATCAGCTACGCCCACCCGCGGCGCCGCCGCACCAGCACCGAGCCGCCCGAGCCCGCGCCGCGGGCCGCCGCGCCGCAGGAACCCGGGGAGCACCCGCGGCCCGTCGCCGGGGACGCCAGCGGCTGGTCCATGGAGGAGCGGCTCTACAACCAGGTCTGGGGGATGTTCGAGGACCTGGCCCGTACGGTCGCCGCCTACCGCAGCGCCGTCGAGTTCGCCGATTCCCGGATGGACCGCGAGCTGGACGAGGCCCTGTCGGACCCGCGCCATCGCCTCGGGGGCTCCGGGAACGCCGCCCGCGACACCGCGCGGACCCGCCGCGACGAGCTCGTCGCCCAGGCCCAGGCCGTCCTCGACCGGGACCTGGCCCAGCTGATCGCCGAGGCGGAGGTGGTCGAGCCCGCGCTGCCGGCCGCGTACGCCCGCTGGGACAACCCCGCCTGGCACGGTCACCGCACGCCCGAGGAGAGCCCGCTGGCCCTGCGCCTGGGCGACCTGCACCTGCCCGAACGGCCCGACCTGCGCATCCCCATGCTCACCCGGGTCCCCCTGGAGCGCGGGCTCTGGATCGACAACGGCCGCACCGGCTCCGAGGCCGCGATGACCATGGACACCGACCGGCTGCGCCGGGTCGCCATGGACATGGCCGTCGCCCTCGCGGTCCGGCTGCTCGCGGTCCACCCCGCCGACCGGTTCTCCGTGCACGTCATCGACGCGGCCGGGGCCGGTTCCGCCTCCCTGGCGCCGCTGGTGCGCGCCGGGGTGCTGGCCGGGCCGCCCGCCGCCGGGGCCCACGGGGTCACCCAGACCCTGGCGGGGCTGACCCGGCGGGTGGACCTCGTACAGATGGCGCTGCGGGCCGGCGCCCCCGAGGATCTGCCGCCGGACGTGGACACGGCCGACCAGCTGCTGATCGTGCACGACTTCCCGCACGGATTCGACGACCGTGCCGTCACCCAGCTGCGCTACCTCGCCGACGAGGGCGCGGCGGTCGGCGTGCACCTGCTGATGGTCGCCGACCGCGACGAGGCCTCGGCCTACGGGCCGCTGCTCGACCCGCTGTGGCGCTCCCTGATGCGACTCTCGCCGGTGCCGGACAACCACCTCGCGGACCCCTGGGTGCACCACGCGTGGACCTTCGAACCGGACCTGCCCCCGCAGGGCAGCCGGGTCCTCGACCAGGCACTGGACCGGGTGGCGGAGGCCCGGCGCACTACCCGCCCGTGA